The DNA region TGCTCCCCTCTTGTGACAACAAGCCTGAACAACCAAATGCAGCTACATTTGGGTGGTAAGCACCActttcatttggattttttaggGAGGTGTGTTCCAATAACTTCAAGGGATACTGTGTTTTAAATGTGTggtttctttcctctctccttaTAAAACTGGACCTGAACACAAGTTTTGAGTtgtgggggtttgtttttgttttggtttgtttttttttctttgtaataatCTCAGGACCTGAAAGATTGTAGCATTTAGTGTGTCTTAAAAATGATGTACTGTACCAGCCATGGATTTTGTAAATACACCTGTCTcccttttttgtattttaatttttttaaaatgtgtaaggCTCTTTGCCAGAGGAACTGGTGCCTGCTTTATCTCCATCCTGAACTgaagcagggaaaggaagaagctGCTGCCTCAAAAGCCTGTGTCAGTTCCAATGTGTATATTGTTCTGGTCAGTTTAATGGCTGTTAGTCTTTTGTTAGTTGGGAAGCTGGCTAGTTCCCTGCACATTCCCAGTTGTGGCTAGCAGAGCCCTGTCAGGGAGGCTAATTTTAACTCTCTCCTGTGTGACTACTTGATGTCTTCACTCCTTCTAGGTACTCAGGTTTCCTATCCCTGAGCAGTCCAATGCTTTCAGAGGTCAGGACTATTGGCCCTCTGTGAGAATAACTGGAGAGCATTTCATTTTATCAGTGCTCTGATCCAAACACAGTCATGGGGTTCGTATCCTGCAAACCTTGCAGGTAACGCTGCCTTCACCTGTTCCAGAAGGGACTTgcccttttctgctttcctgaaagGAGCGCAAGCTTTTTTTGGCAGCAGACTTTGCTCTGGGATCCACCCTTGCCGGCAGACCCCTGTTCTGCAGTAGGAGCCTTACTCAATTTGGCGTagctgttccctgtccctgacTGCGACAGGCTTTTTCATGAGtgtacttttctgtttttttatgtGTCACGTGTCTGTGCTGTATTAAATAAAGAGGAATGTACATATTGGCCCTGTGTCTGTGATTtctcacaaaaataaaaatgggaaaaggttTCACTTGAAGGTTGGCCCTCTTGGGGCTTTTTGTCAGGTTTTTCGGTTTTGGGGTGGGAGCCTTCTTCAGTCAGGGGAAGCTCTCGAGCAAGGGTAACACTGTGTGCAACGAGCAGAGTTTAGAAACCGCTAAGGGGTCAGTATGGAAGGGAGCGCTTCCCTGTGGGAACACCGCGTTTTTCGAGCGTGCAGCCTCGCAACGCCATTGAGGAAGCTCGGCCCCACCGGGCTCCGGCTCCCAGGGGACCGCGCGGCAGCCGCGCTGGGCGGCGCTGCCCAATCACCGGCCTCCGATACACACCATAAAAGCAAAGGGGGCGGAGACAGAAGATAAGTAAGTACACAAAACCCATTTCCTCGCGGCAGCCCCAGTGGCCTAATGGATAAGGCATTGGCCTCCTAAGCCAGGGATTGTGGGTTCGAGTCCCATCTGGGgtgggtgctttttttttttttttttttttttttttttttttctttccccccgCACTCGAGCCATGCCGCCTCACACACGTCTGTGAGCCGCCGGCTGCGTCGGGTCTGCGGTCCTGCACTTTTTCCTGGGCGTCCCTTTCTGGCTCCAGCGGGACCCGAAGCGCCCTTTAAACCAGATACCCCAGAAACTGGCGGGGTCGCGCCCGCCGCCCAAGCCGGTTTCCTGCGGTATAATGCGCCTCTCGGACGGCTCCTGGTGCTCACGCTCCGTTCCCACAGGCCGCCTACGAGGCGTAGAGCGCAGCGCGAGACGTGCAGCGGGCGCGCCCCGGCCTCGGCGCTCGACCCCCGGCACTCGACCGGCGCCGATTACAATGGCGGGGGAGGGCGGCGGAGAGTAGGAGGAGGCGATCGTTCGCTCGGCGCTCGACTGCCCGCACTTGCCGGGGCGCGAGGGCGAGGCCGGGCGGCGGCGCTCGATTGGCCGGCGCGCCCGCGCGCGGCTCGGAAGATGGCGGCCCTGGGAGCCCCGCTGCGCACCCTGCGCGCGCTCCTGCGCGAGCTGCGCCACGCCGCCGGCCGCTCCTATCGCGACAGCCCCGCCTATCGGCACGTGCTCGCCGCCTTCCGCGCGCACCGGGTACGCGCCgccttccccttcccacccccgCCCCGGCAGCCCCCGGGGCTCGGCGAGGCCTCGGGGCCGCCCTGACCGCCGCTCCCCGCAGGTGACCAGCGAGAAGCTGTGCCGggcccagcaggagctgcacttCCAGGCCGCCACCTACCTGTGCCTGCTCCGCAGCGTCCGGGAGCACGAGGCCCTGCACCGCGAGTACCACGGCAGGGGCGAGCGCTCGCCCCAGGAGGTCGCCGGACTGGTGGGCTTCAGACTGCCTCAGCAGCCGGGAGGGAAGGGCTGAGACGGGACTGCTGTGCCCAATGTTTATTcctcaataaataaatatcctaGAGCTAGTGGAGTGGGCTGGGTTCTCTCGCAGGTGCTTTTTGTCAGTTTCAGGCTATGGTGTGAAAGCCGTAACTGGAGACAACCAACCCCTCCTCCCTTTATCAGGCTTCCCAGACGCCCATCCCGTCCTTGTGAATGTGTGTTATGGTGGGCACCCTTCCACGGGTTGACAGAGAGGTTGGCTGTAGTGGAAAAACATGTCAGCCTTCACTGATGAACTGCTTGTCTATGGGTTTGCAGGGGTTCGTGGTTCCCCCACGTGATTCAAAAGCGGTAGGTGAGAGAATTTGTCCAGTGTTTACTGAAGCATTTTCCAGCCATACTCTGTATGTGGCATTCCCTACTCTCTCAAGAACAAAGGTCTCTGATGTGGAGCATCTGTGGATTCTGGCGAGCACTGCAGTAGCACAAACCTCTTCCACCTTAAAGACGTTTTTGGTTTTTACCGTGGCAGTGAGTGAGCAGTAGTGATTCAGAGAGATGAATTCTTAATGAGTTACATGTTTCTCTGTCTCCTTGAAAAGTCGACTGTGCAACTGCCAGCTTCCTGTGCTGCCCTCACCCTCTGAATCTCAGAAAAGCGGAGGGGAACTGACTGAAGCCAGTCACACGAGGTACACAAATGAGACTGCGTTTTCTCGCCCATCTCACAAATCTGGAGCAACGAGTTCCTTTTTATAAAAGGTCTTGAGTTGTTGCTGTTCACAGGAGAGTGTTGAATTGTGTGCAAGATATGTAAGAAATTTATAACAAGAATGACTTTAAATGGCTAAAAATGTGATGTTTACCTGGGGAGAAGCCTGAAACAACTCTAAGAAAAttagagtgtgtgtgtgttggggtttttttactgcCAGGGAAACAAAAGTGTTCTGTCAGAAAAGCTTTGCAAAGAGAATCAGCTCATCTAAGTCTACTTCTTCATTCCCCTGTATTTAAAACTTGGGGATGGTTTAATCCCCACAGTATAGTGGAGTGGCACAACAGATCCttaaaacagggaaaatttGGTCTGTTTAGGTAAGGCAAGGAGATGTGAACTACAAGTTTTAGGGTTCTGTTGACCAGAATTCCAGTTTGCAAGTCTCACAGTGTCTCACTAGTTaaatggtgtttttttctgaaaagcctTGATATAACAGGTGGGAAAGTATCAACCTATTTTCAGCTCAGTAGATCAGAGTTGTGAGATGTCACCACTCACTGGGAATGGCACACTGCTTGTTCAGCATTAGTTAATGAGAACTGCTGCATTCTATGGTATATTGCTTGAGAagggaaataagaaaatttaatttttttaaaaaagcgATCATTTGGGCAGACACAGATGCTCTTTAAAGAGTAGAGGGAACTCAAGTGTGTATGGTATTGGTGTAAACAGTCGCTAAAATTTTTCAATTTCCCCCTAAGCATACCAAGGTACTAAATAGACAGTTCTAACAAGCATTGGTGTCTCTTCCATTTACTTCCCCTTCAATGCAACGTGATGactaacaaaaataaatttagattaaaaaaaaagaaatcaaagctaGGACATATTCTAATTAGCTGAAGGGCACAGGGTAGAGAATCTTTTCCTAAATTTGTTACAGAAGAGCATCTTCTCTGCAAGTCCTTCTGAAATGCAGATAATTGGGGTGAGGGGGTTATTGTTAGGGCAGGTTGCgtgttgccttttttctttcatatggAGCTAACCTTGAACACGGCAACGCTTGTGGACGATTAGAACTGATCTTTGTGACGGGTTTTGGGCACTAAATGGCAACACGATGGTTGACAAAGGAAGAGTCACAAAATGCAGGCGTTAGAATGGGTaaaattccttgtttttttgtttttttggggtttttttttaatggatctTGGTGCCCTGCAAGTTGAATTATCAGCCACACATGCCGGTAGTCTCAGTTTTAAGAGAGGTTCTGCAGTTAGCGGGGTATTACAGTAACTTGTCTCACCACGACTGTAGTCGGTACTTGAGAGAAGCAGGGGCCGTTGCAGCGGTGCTGCCCGTCAGTCCAAGAGGGAGCTGTCCCCAGGCGGGAACTGTCCCCATGCtgcgctcccggccccgcccgggaccccggccccgcccgggaccccggccccgcccgggaccccggccccgcccgggaccccggccccgcccgggaccccggccccgcccgggaccccggccccgcccggcgccgccgctgACCCGGAGACCGTGGCGTCACACCGGCCACGCGGGCCTTCCCGGCCAATCAGCGCGCCCCAAGGGCCCAGCCCGGCGGCCCAATCAGGAGCCTCGCCGCGCGGTGCGTCACTGGCCGAGCGGCGCAGGCCGTGGCCAATGGGCGAGCGCCGAGGCCCGTCCGTGCTGACGTCGCGGAGCGGACGAAGGAGCGCAAGGCGCGTGCGCGTGGGTTTCCGTTCCCGCCGGCGCGCGCGCGTGGCGGGcgcgggagggagcgggagTAGGAGAGCGTGCGGCGGCACCGGGTTCGGCACGAAGCGAGTTTCCCGCTCCGCTTCCCGCCGGGAAAGCCGGGCGGGGGCAGCACCCGCTCCCTGCCTCCCACCGCGGCAGCGGGGGAGCGGCCCCGCCCGTGACGCGAGGGGCAGGGCCGAGCGCCCGCCGCGCCTCGGGCCTTGTAGGCCGCTGTCGGCGTGACTcggccgggccgcgccggcccccccccccgcgctcAAGATGTCGGCGCAGGCCCAGATGCGTGCCATGCTGGACCAGCTCATGGGCACGTCCCGGGACGGTAAGTGCCTCCTCGGCCGTGCTGGGGCGGGGAGGAGGGGGCggagccgccgcagccccggaGGTCACGGCGGTaccgggcgggccgggccgtgtTCGCCGTGATTGGCAGGCCCGAGGCCCGTTGCCCGCACCCCCCGCGGGGCGGGGCTGCCGGGACCGTCAGcggaggggtggggggagccGGGCACCGCCTCCCCCCGCGGAGCTGCCGGCGCCGGCTAGTGTCCGGGCGGCCGCGCCggccgtgctgctgctgttggaggTCCGCTCCTGGCGGTGTCCGCGGCGCGCAGCCTTTCCGCCCGGTCGCTGTAGATGGGCACACGCGCTTTCGAGATTCTGATCATCGAAGGGAGGACATAGCGAACAAGAAAAATTCCCCCCAGGCCAACAGCCGCTTCAGTAGAGCAGGGTGGGGTTTTGTG from Vidua chalybeata isolate OUT-0048 chromosome 5, bVidCha1 merged haplotype, whole genome shotgun sequence includes:
- the FMC1 gene encoding protein FMC1 homolog, which produces MAALGAPLRTLRALLRELRHAAGRSYRDSPAYRHVLAAFRAHRVTSEKLCRAQQELHFQAATYLCLLRSVREHEALHREYHGRGERSPQEVAGLVGFRLPQQPGGKG